One segment of Peromyscus leucopus breed LL Stock chromosome 5, UCI_PerLeu_2.1, whole genome shotgun sequence DNA contains the following:
- the Slc38a8 gene encoding putative sodium-coupled neutral amino acid transporter 8, translated as MLAFPLCPAAAPVMEGQTGGSSCLLEKPIHAATNPTLSSLGALFILLKSALGAGLLNFPWAFYKAGGLVPTFLVALVSLLFLISGLVILGYAASISGQTTYQGVVRELCGAAMGKLCEACFLTNLIMISVAFLRVIGDQLEKLCDSLLPDAPQPWYAAQNFTLPLVSALLIFPLSALREIAFQKYTSILGTLASGYLALVITVQYYLWPQGLVRQSRPLLSAPPWTSAFSVFPTICFGFQCHEAAVSIYCSMRNQSLSHWALVSVLSLLACCLVYSLTGVYGFLTFGTEVSADILMSYPGNDMAIIVARILFAVSIVTVYPIVLFLGRSVMQDFWKRSSWATRGPPVLADPSGPWVRLPLTFLWVSVTLAMVLFLPDLSEIISIIGGISSFFIFIFPGLCLICAVDVEPMGPRVKCCLEAWGTLTVLVGTFIFGQSTAEAVVELL; from the exons ATGCTAGCCTTCCCTCTCTGTCCCGCTGCGGCCCCAGTCATGGAAGGGCAGACCGGAGGGAGCAGCTGTCTTCTGGAGAAACCCATCCATGCCGCCACCAACCCCACTCTGTCCTCACTGGGTGCCTTGTTCATCCTCCTGAAGTCCGCCCTGGGCGCCGGCCTGCTCAACTTCCCGTGGGCCTTCTACAAGGCAGGAGGCTTGGTGCCCACCTTCCTGGTGGCACTG GTCTCTTTGCTCTTCCTGATCAGCGGCCTGGTCATCCTGGGCTACGCAGCCTCCATCAGCGGCCAGACCACCTACCAGGGCGTGGTTCGTGAGCTGTGTGGGGCTGCCATGGGGAAGCTGTGTGAAGCCTGCTTCCTGACCAACCTGATCATGATCTCTGTGGCCTTCCTCAGGGTGATCGGGGACCAGCTGGAGAAGT TGTGTGACTCCCTCCTGCCCGACGCCCCACAGCCCTGGTATGCAGCCCAGAACTTCACTCTGCCCCTGGTCTCCGCCCTGCTCATCTTTCCCCTGTCAGCCCTTCGGGAAATCGCCTTCCAGAAGTACACCAG CATCCTAGGTACCCTGGCCTCTGGCTACCTTGCCCTGGTCATCACAGTGCAGTATTACCTATGGCCCCAGGGCCTCGTGCGCCAGTCCCGACCCTTGCTGAG CGCGCCCCCCTGGACCTCTGCCTTCAGCGTCTTCCCTACCATCTGCTTCGGATTCCAG TGTCACGAGGCCGCAGTCTCCATCTACTGCAGCATGCGGAACCAGAGCCTCTCCCACTGGGCCCTGGTCTCTGTGTTGTCCTTGCTGGCCTGCTGCCTTGTCTACTCACTGACAG GGGTGTATGGCTTCCTGACCTTTGGGACTGAAGTCTCTGCTGATATCTTGATGTCCTACCCAGGCAATGACATGGCCATCATTGTAGCACGCATTCTCTTTGCCGTCTCCATTGTGACTGTCTACCCCATTGTACTGTTCCTGGGGAG GTCTGTGATGCAGGACTTTTGGAAAAGGAGCTCCTGGGCCACACGGGGTCCCCCAGTGCTGGCTGACCCCTCGGGGCCATGGGTTCGGCTGCCACTGACCTTCCTGTGGGTGTCAGTGACCCTCGCCATGGTCTTGTTCCTGCCGGACCTCAGCGAGATCATCAGCATTATCGGCGGCATCAgctccttcttcatcttcatcttccctG GTTTGTGCCTCATCTGTGCTGTGGACGTGGAGCCCATGGGACCAAGAGTCAA GTGCTGCCTAGAGGCCTGGGGCACCCTCACCGTGCTGGTGGGCACTTTCATTTTCGGGCAGAGCACAGCCGAGGCTGTGGTGGAGTTGCTCTGA